The Streptococcus mitis genome has a segment encoding these proteins:
- a CDS encoding epoxyqueuosine reductase QueH codes for MIDVEEILSKMNPNQKINYDRVMQKMVQVWEKNEQRPTILMHVCCAPCSTYTLEYLTKYADVTIYFANSNIHPKAEYHKRAYVTKKFVSDFNERTGNTVQYLEAPYEPNEYRKLVRGLEEEPEGGDRCKVCFDYRLDKTAQVAMDLGFDYFGSALTISPHKNSQTINSIGIDVQKIYTTHYLPSDFKKNQGYKRSVEMCEEYDIYRQCYCGCVYAAQAQNIDLVQVKKDATAFLLDKDVEKDYSHIKFTVTKLDI; via the coding sequence ATGATCGATGTAGAAGAAATTCTGAGCAAGATGAACCCCAATCAGAAGATTAATTATGACCGTGTCATGCAGAAGATGGTACAAGTATGGGAAAAAAATGAGCAACGGCCAACCATTCTCATGCATGTTTGCTGTGCCCCTTGCAGTACCTATACCCTAGAATATTTGACTAAGTATGCAGACGTGACCATTTATTTTGCCAATTCTAATATCCATCCCAAGGCAGAATACCACAAGCGAGCCTATGTTACCAAGAAATTTGTCAGTGATTTTAATGAGCGGACTGGAAATACGGTCCAGTATCTAGAAGCTCCCTACGAACCAAATGAATATCGTAAGTTAGTCAGAGGACTGGAAGAAGAGCCAGAAGGTGGCGACCGTTGCAAGGTTTGCTTTGACTACCGACTGGATAAGACAGCGCAAGTGGCTATGGATTTGGGCTTTGACTACTTTGGCTCAGCCTTGACCATCAGTCCTCATAAGAATTCTCAAACCATTAACAGCATCGGAATCGATGTGCAAAAAATTTATACAACCCACTATCTTCCAAGTGATTTCAAGAAAAATCAAGGCTACAAACGTTCAGTAGAGATGTGTGAAGAGTATGACATCTACCGTCAATGTTATTGTGGATGCGTCTATGCAGCTCAGGCTCAAAATATTGATTTGGTTCAGGTTAAGAAGGACGCCACGGCTTTCTTACTGGATAAGGATGTTGAAAAAGACTATTCTCATATTAAATTTACTGTTACGAAATTAGATATATAA
- a CDS encoding DUF402 domain-containing protein: MKLPKEGDFITIQSYKHDGSLHRTWRDTMVLKTTENAIIGVNDHTLVTESDGRRWVTREPAIVYFHKKYWFNIIAMIRDNGISYYCNMASPYYLDEEALKYIDYDLDVKIFTDGEKRLLDVEEYERHKRKMNYSDDLDYILKEHVKILVDWINNGRGPFSEAYVNIWYKRYVELKNR; this comes from the coding sequence ATGAAGCTTCCAAAAGAAGGCGACTTTATTACAATTCAAAGTTATAAGCATGATGGGAGTCTCCACCGAACTTGGCGGGACACCATGGTACTAAAAACAACAGAAAACGCCATTATTGGTGTCAACGATCATACACTGGTTACCGAAAGTGATGGTCGTCGTTGGGTCACTCGAGAACCGGCTATTGTTTACTTTCACAAGAAATATTGGTTTAATATCATTGCCATGATTCGCGATAATGGAATTTCCTACTATTGCAATATGGCTAGCCCCTACTATCTGGATGAAGAAGCACTGAAGTATATTGATTACGATTTGGATGTTAAAATTTTTACAGATGGGGAAAAACGTCTCTTGGACGTTGAGGAGTATGAGCGTCACAAACGCAAAATGAATTATTCTGATGACTTGGACTATATTTTAAAAGAACATGTCAAAATTCTTGTTGATTGGATTAACAATGGACGAGGTCCTTTCTCAGAAGCCTATGTAAACATTTGGTACAAGCGCTATGTAGAACTAAAGAATCGGTAA
- the recX gene encoding recombination regulator RecX translates to MKITKLEKKKRLYLMELDNGDKCYITEDTIVRFMLSRDKVISEEELKEIQDFAKFSYGKNLALYHLSFKARTEKEVREYLKKYDIDENVVSQVIINLKEDKWINDAQYAYAIINANQLSGDKGPYVLIQKLTQKGVPKSTIEENLKEFDFSEVAQRVAEKLLKKYSGKLPARALQDKIIQNLTNKGFSYSDAKSAFDQLDSQVDQETTQELIFKELDKQYAKYTRKYEGYELKQRLTQVLARKGYDFSDIASALREYL, encoded by the coding sequence ATGAAAATCACAAAACTTGAAAAGAAAAAAAGACTCTATCTGATGGAGCTTGATAATGGCGACAAATGCTACATCACCGAAGATACAATTGTTCGCTTTATGTTATCAAGAGATAAGGTGATAAGTGAAGAAGAATTGAAAGAGATTCAGGACTTTGCCAAATTTTCTTACGGTAAAAATCTAGCTCTCTACCACCTATCCTTTAAAGCTCGCACTGAAAAAGAAGTCAGAGAATATCTGAAAAAATACGATATTGATGAAAACGTAGTTTCTCAAGTCATTATTAATCTTAAAGAAGATAAGTGGATTAATGATGCTCAGTACGCTTATGCTATCATCAACGCCAATCAGCTTTCAGGAGACAAGGGACCTTATGTATTGATTCAGAAACTAACACAAAAAGGGGTTCCAAAATCTACTATAGAAGAGAACTTGAAAGAATTTGATTTTTCTGAAGTTGCTCAACGTGTTGCAGAGAAACTGCTTAAAAAATACTCTGGAAAGCTTCCTGCTCGTGCTTTGCAGGATAAGATTATACAAAATCTGACCAACAAGGGGTTTTCCTATTCTGATGCTAAAAGTGCCTTTGACCAGTTGGATAGTCAAGTTGACCAAGAAACGACTCAGGAACTCATCTTCAAGGAACTTGATAAGCAATATGCTAAGTATACCCGAAAATATGAAGGATACGAACTTAAACAACGTTTAACTCAAGTTTTAGCACGAAAAGGCTACGATTTTTCGGATATAGCAAGCGCTCTCAGAGAATATCTTTAA
- the rlmD gene encoding 23S rRNA (uracil(1939)-C(5))-methyltransferase RlmD: MNLKVKQKIPLKIKRMGINGEGIGFYQKTLVFVPGALKGEDIYCQITSIKRNFVEAKLLKVNKKSKFRVVPACTIYNECGGCQIMHLHYDKQLEFKTDLLHQALKKFAPAGYENYEIRPTIGMQEPKYYRAKLQFQTRKFKNQVKAGLYAQNSHYLVELKDCLVQDKETQVIANRLAELLTYHQIPITDERKVLGVRTIMVRRARKTGQVQVIIVTNRQLNLTQLVKDLVKDFPEVVTVAVNTNTAKTSEIYGEKTEIIWGEESIQEGVLDYEFSLSPRAFYQLNPEQTEVLYSEAVKALDVSKEDHLIDAYCGVGTIGFAFAKKVKTLRGMDIIPEAIEDAKRNAKRMGFDNTHYEAGTAEEIIPLWYKEGYRADALIVDPPRTGLDDKLLDTILTYVPEKMVYISCNVSTLARDLVRLVEVYDLHYIQSVDMFPHTARTEAVVKLIKKV, translated from the coding sequence ATGAATCTGAAAGTGAAACAAAAAATACCATTAAAAATCAAGCGCATGGGAATTAATGGTGAGGGAATCGGCTTTTATCAAAAAACACTAGTCTTTGTGCCTGGTGCTCTCAAAGGAGAAGATATCTATTGTCAGATTACTTCTATTAAACGTAACTTTGTTGAGGCAAAATTACTGAAGGTCAACAAGAAGTCTAAATTTCGAGTTGTGCCAGCTTGTACTATTTACAATGAGTGCGGAGGCTGCCAAATCATGCATCTGCATTATGATAAGCAGCTGGAGTTCAAGACGGACTTACTTCACCAAGCGCTAAAAAAATTTGCCCCTGCAGGATATGAAAACTATGAAATCCGCCCGACGATTGGAATGCAGGAACCCAAGTACTATCGTGCTAAGTTACAATTTCAGACTCGAAAATTTAAAAATCAGGTCAAGGCAGGTCTGTATGCACAAAACTCTCATTATTTGGTAGAGTTGAAAGACTGCCTAGTACAAGATAAGGAAACTCAAGTGATTGCTAATCGTCTAGCAGAATTACTTACTTATCACCAGATTCCAATCACGGATGAGAGAAAAGTTCTAGGTGTTAGAACGATAATGGTCCGACGAGCAAGAAAGACTGGACAGGTTCAGGTTATTATTGTTACAAACCGCCAGCTTAATTTAACCCAACTAGTAAAAGACTTAGTTAAAGATTTTCCAGAAGTTGTGACAGTGGCTGTGAATACAAATACAGCTAAAACCAGTGAAATTTATGGTGAAAAGACAGAGATTATCTGGGGAGAAGAGAGTATTCAAGAAGGTGTACTTGATTATGAATTTTCACTATCTCCTCGAGCTTTCTATCAACTGAATCCTGAACAAACAGAAGTCCTTTATAGCGAGGCAGTAAAAGCGCTGGATGTTAGTAAAGAAGACCATTTGATTGACGCATATTGTGGAGTTGGAACAATTGGTTTTGCCTTTGCAAAGAAAGTAAAAACACTCAGAGGTATGGATATTATTCCAGAAGCTATTGAAGATGCCAAGCGAAATGCTAAAAGAATGGGATTTGACAATACTCATTATGAAGCTGGAACGGCAGAAGAGATTATTCCTCTCTGGTATAAGGAAGGCTACCGAGCAGATGCTCTGATTGTGGATCCACCACGTACAGGTCTGGATGATAAGTTATTAGATACTATTCTTACTTATGTACCAGAAAAAATGGTCTATATTTCTTGCAATGTTTCGACCTTGGCTCGTGATTTAGTACGTTTAGTAGAAGTCTATGATCTCCATTATATCCAGTCGGTCGATATGTTCCCGCATACAGCTCGAACGGAAGCTGTTGTAAAATTAATAAAAAAAGTTTAA